In Planctomycetota bacterium, the DNA window CCCCACGCCCCCGCCTACGGACGACAGCTCGACGACGTAGGGCTCGCCGCGCACGGCCACGCCGTTGGCGAACACCCGCGAGACCCGCCCGCCGTCGAGCGTCACCGGCGGCAGCAGCGGATCGCTCCGCCACGCCCACGCCTCCCGGCCCCGGCGGTCCCGCTCGAGCACCCGCCGCTCGACGCGGACCGCATTGGCGTCGGCCCGCACCCGCAGCGGCTGGGATGACACCGCCTGGCGGCCCGCGGCCCTCGACAGCAGGTCGGCCACGTCCGCCGCCTCGGCATGGAGCGTGCGACTTCCGAGGCTCAGGGTGCGCGGCACGGCGACGGCCATCACGATCCCCACGACCAGCAGCGTGATCAGCAGCTCGAACAGCGTGAAGGCGCGGTGCATCGGCGGTCCATCACGGCGCGGCGACGTCGGCGTCCTCGCCATCGCCGCCCGGTTCGCCGTCCTTGCCGTAGCTCACCACGTCGTAGTCGAAGTTCTTCTCGCCCGGCGCACGGAGGACGTACGGATTGCCCCACGGATCGATCAGGTCGTCGACGCTGTTGAGGTAGGGCCCCTGCCACTTGTCGGCGCCGGCCGAGGGCGGCTCGATCAGGAAGTCGAGCGAATCGCCATCAGGCAGGCCCTCCATGTCGATGCGGTAGAGCTCGACGGCCTGCGCGATGTTGTTGGCGCTCGACTTGGCCGCGCCCTGGCGGCCCTGCCCGATGCGGCCGAACAGCCGGGGCACCACCACCGCCGCGATGATGCCCAGGATCGTGATGATCACGATCACCTCGATGATGGTGAAGCCGCGGCGGCGGCGTCCGCTGCGTTGTGCGCGTATCGGCATGGCGGGCGTTCCTCGTGTCATCCCAGGGCGCTCCCGGCGGCGTCCTGGAGTTCGAGCATGGGCAACAGGATGGCCAGTACGATGAAGCCGACCACCGAGGCCATCGCGATCACCAGCACCGGGGGCAGCACCGTCGTCACCAGCTTGAGGGTGACCTCGGTGCGCTCCTCCATGGCGCGGGCGGCGTGGCCCAGCAATTCCTCGAGCCGGCCCGACCGCTCGCCCATCGCGACGATCTGGACCAGCATGGGCGGAAAGTACCCGCTCCGCTCCATCGGGGTTGCCAGCGTCTTGCCGTGCGTCACCTGGTCGATCACGTCGTCGATCACGCCCTCGAGCGCCCGGTTGCCCAGCGTGCCCTTGGTGATCTTCAGGGCCTGCAGCAGGTTGATGCCCGAGCCGGTCAGCGTGCCGAGCGTGCGGGTGAAGCGCGACACCGCGACGTCCCGCGCCAGCGTGCCGATGAGCGGCAGGGCCAGCAGCGCCCGGTCGGTCTGCAGCCGGCCCTCGGGCGAGCGGCGCACCAGCACGAAGCCCACCACGGCAACCGCCAGCAGCCCGAGCACGAGCCACCACCAGCCCAGGATCAGGTCCGCGAAGGCCTGCACGACCTGCGTGGGCCAGGGCAGCGTGTCGATGGCGCCCGCAGCCTCGGCCAGGATCTTGGGCGCAATCACGGTCGCCACCAGGATGATCGACGCAACGCACAGCACCACGAGCAGCGCCGGATAGATCGTCGCA includes these proteins:
- a CDS encoding type II secretion system protein; the encoded protein is MHRAFTLFELLITLLVVGIVMAVAVPRTLSLGSRTLHAEAADVADLLSRAAGRQAVSSQPLRVRADANAVRVERRVLERDRRGREAWAWRSDPLLPPVTLDGGRVSRVFANGVAVRGEPYVVELSSVGGGVGLDLGLSRGGDEVFVTLFPGALRAVVAEGGDLRPPGRIDLDASGLESAPW
- the gspG gene encoding type II secretion system major pseudopilin GspG, with product MPIRAQRSGRRRRGFTIIEVIVIITILGIIAAVVVPRLFGRIGQGRQGAAKSSANNIAQAVELYRIDMEGLPDGDSLDFLIEPPSAGADKWQGPYLNSVDDLIDPWGNPYVLRAPGEKNFDYDVVSYGKDGEPGGDGEDADVAAP
- a CDS encoding type II secretion system F family protein; translated protein: MPSFRVQTAGGGDASVVDAPSRAAAIREISRRGLTPLAVESLEGTSAPGSSAEAMASPGQAASFSLGGRFSGAQRASMVRELATGLDAGLPLVQALRLIARQRRSGGQRALMDRIIDQVEHGRGLGDAMATEPGVASDLAVSMVRAGEASGRLSEVLTHLADLLERDLRLRRAVMGATIYPALLVVLCVASIILVATVIAPKILAEAAGAIDTLPWPTQVVQAFADLILGWWWLVLGLLAVAVVGFVLVRRSPEGRLQTDRALLALPLIGTLARDVAVSRFTRTLGTLTGSGINLLQALKITKGTLGNRALEGVIDDVIDQVTHGKTLATPMERSGYFPPMLVQIVAMGERSGRLEELLGHAARAMEERTEVTLKLVTTVLPPVLVIAMASVVGFIVLAILLPMLELQDAAGSALG